In the Leptolyngbya sp. CCY15150 genome, TGCGGGAGATTTTGAATCTCAAACCCAAATCGGTCGAGGGACAACGGTTGCTCAAACGCTATCAGAAGATTCGAGATCATCTGTTGCTGTTCTTAACCGATGCGACCGTCCCGCCCACCAATAACGCCAGTGAGCAGGCGTTGCGCTGGAGTGTCGTCTTCCGCAAGGTGACCCATGGCTTTCGTTGGGACTGGGGAGCGGAGTTGTTTGCTCAAGTGCGATCGCTGGTCAACACCGCAAAGTGTCAGGGCATGTCTGCCTTTGATGCCATTTTGCGTGCTCTTACCTCACATCAGACCGATTGGCTATTCAGTTGAGCAATTACCAAATGCTCGGCCGAACCCATTTCGGCGGGACTTTGCCACTGTCGAGACTGCCAGAAGGCAACAGGCAGTGCCTTCTGGTTCAACGATGAAACTACCGAATCCTGTACAATACAATTGCACTAGTCTTGTAGGGGGTTAGCGGCAACTCGCTACTATCGTTGCTACCTGTGTTTTGCAAGTACCTGTTTATTGCCCATGTGGAGGATTCAGTCATGGATAACAATCCCAGCATTCTTTCTCATATCTCGATTGGCACCAATGACTTCGATCGGGCGATCGCATTCTACGACCAGGTGTTATCAACCCTAGGGTGCAAGCGACTGATGGAGCATCCGGGGGCCATAGCCTACGGCAAGCAGTATCCTGAATTTTGGGTGGTCATCCCATTGGATCGCCAGCCCGCAACGGTTGGCAATGGCACCCATGTCAGTTTTATTGCTCCGACTAAAGAGGCCGTCCAGGCTTTTTATGAAGCAGCACTGGCCGCTGGAGGTATTGACGAAGGCGCTCCCGGTGGTCGATCTGAATATGGTGAGCCCTACTACGGCTGCTTTGTGCGTGATCTAGATGGGCACAAGGTAGAGGCCGTTTTTTGGGATCAGGCGCTGGAGTAAGAGCCTGTTTAATCACCGCACTCTACAGCATTTGGGCAGCAGTCCCAGTAGGCTGAGGAGAAGGAGAATCTCTCGATGGAAAAGCAAATCGTCTATTGTTCTAGTTGCCTCGCTCGCTAGGCTGCTACGACCGTTCCGATAGTTCCGTGTCGTTGGCGCTCGCTGGGCAGCTCCGGTCGTCTCGCCGTGCCATCCGCCGTCGCCCAGCGGCAGTTCCGGTCGGGACGCTAACCCCAGCACTTACAGAGCGATTGCCCCCGCCCTCGGTGGACTCGTTCGCTTGGTTTTGTCTCACCGCCACGAATCGCCATCAGTCGCCCCAGCCAACCCCAGAGCGATCGCCGTAAACCGCCGCTGTCTCGCCAGCGCCGCCACGTCTTGTTGTGGCTTTTGGTGTGGATCTGGTCGGTGGTGAGATGGTTTAGACGCGGTTTGGAGGGTGCTGGGCAACGTGACTGTACGGTCTAGGGCTTGAGGTTATCTATCGGTGGTGGTGTCTGCAGGTCAGAATAGATAGAAATCATGCTGCACGGAGGAAGCTTCCCTTTTTTCAGCAAGCCCTAAATAGCTATTAAATTCCAGACGTGTTGTGAATAGTAGGGTATAGGCGATTGCCGTGGTTAAGACTTGAACCGAAGAGTGCAAGAATCATGCATCAAGGGCTCAACATTCTAGAGATCTGCAATTGATATATAGTAAGCCTTTCAGGGTCTTCTGGGTAGTCCCACTGTCCAACCGTTAACGTGCGAGAAATAACAGCCGAGTCGAGTTTGAGTGGCGTCCTATCGAGCTCTGCACAGGTATCAAAGAAGGCTGGTTTGAGCGGTTGAAGTTGGGACGAGATCGCAGCGAGTTGGATGCGAAGCGTCACGATGTCGTCCATGATGGCATGAGTGTTTTGTGTCGTTGTATCCATAAAAGCACTCATGCAGGTGTTCCCATCATCCGAGGTGCCAAGAGACAGAGACCTAACCAAGTCTTGGGAGCTTCAGCCGCTGCCCGATGCAGCGATCGCCCCCCGCAGTGTTGAGTCGTTAGATGAATGAGAAGCCATCACGTCTCATCTGTGCTGGGTGTTGCTGGAACGTCCGGCCGTTGTGTAGTGGGTGACGGGATAGCATGGGTGGGTGGAGGCTGTAGCAAGAGGTGGGCATTCAACTGGATTGATTAGATAGTGTGGAGTAGAGGCATTTGGGCTGGCAACAACTGGCACTGCTGTTGATGTTTGAGATTAAGCCCCTAGAGCGTGTTTCAAGAAAAGCAGAAACCGTGCCACGCTATTTGTCATTACAGCAGAAAGGTTGCGTGACTGGGGCTATAGCGATCGCATCATTTTAGCGAGTCGCCCCAACAGTCGTTGAGCTGTACTGGATACGGATTTGTTGAGCCGCTAATGAATGGTTGATGGTTGTCTGTACTTTATGGGATGGGGTTCTGGACTGACATAGTGCTGAAGCGATCGAGGGTATGTACTAGCCAGGTGCAAATCCATGCAAAATCATCGAAATCATCAAAGAAATGAGGATTGAAGGTGCCTGCGTTATGGGT is a window encoding:
- a CDS encoding transposase, with protein sequence REILNLKPKSVEGQRLLKRYQKIRDHLLLFLTDATVPPTNNASEQALRWSVVFRKVTHGFRWDWGAELFAQVRSLVNTAKCQGMSAFDAILRALTSHQTDWLFS
- a CDS encoding VOC family protein, translating into MDNNPSILSHISIGTNDFDRAIAFYDQVLSTLGCKRLMEHPGAIAYGKQYPEFWVVIPLDRQPATVGNGTHVSFIAPTKEAVQAFYEAALAAGGIDEGAPGGRSEYGEPYYGCFVRDLDGHKVEAVFWDQALE